Proteins encoded in a region of the Triticum dicoccoides isolate Atlit2015 ecotype Zavitan chromosome 3A, WEW_v2.0, whole genome shotgun sequence genome:
- the LOC119272564 gene encoding salicylate carboxymethyltransferase-like encodes MASKQMVHMNQGQGETSYASNSGIQNALQNRLKPLIEAAIVELCSSTNTSFPEKMLIADLGCSSGPNALALVSVAIEAIHSHCLQLQQPPPEVCVLLNDLPDNDFNTVVKSLVMLRQSNKPAVVTVGITPGSFYERLFTSGSMHLFCSSNSLNWLSKVPEDLTRNWIRAYDIDEHARSERLPMVLEAYAQQFRKDFTLFLELRAKELVPGGRMVVSLAGRRSDDRASKFSHVWEVFAQILSVMASEGVIDKAKYDSFYVPVYGPSDEELREIIQAEGSFSITEMRVHDFTRGRDNALITASWYANQMRAAFEPIVVHHFGDVMDEFVRTAERRWSVEGSLQDEVTRYPRAQLVASLTKNSLFKISSDLSLFLG; translated from the exons ATGGCCTCCAAGCAGATGGTGCATATGAATCAAGGACAAGGGGAAACAAGCTATGCTAGCAACTCCGGTATTCAG AATGCTCTGCAGAACAGGCTGAAGCCCCTGATAGAAGCGGCCATCGTTGAGTTATGCAGCAGCACTAACACCTCGTTCCCCGAAAAAATGCTGATCGCGGACTTGGGCTGCTCCTCTGGACCAAACGCGCTGGCACTGGTATCGGTTGCCATCGAGGCCATCCATAGCCACTGCCTTCAGTTACAGCAGCCACCACCGGAAGTGTGCGTGCTCCTCAACGACCTGCCTGACAACGACTTCAACACTGTGGTGAAGAGCCTGGTCATGCTCCGTCAAAGCAACAAGCCTGCTGTTGTGACTGTTGGGATCACGCCGGGGTCGTTTTATGAGAGGCTCTTCACTAGTGGCTCCATGCATCTTTTCTGCTCGTCCAACAGCCTGAATTGGCTCTCAAAG GTTCCTGAAGATCTAACGAGGAACTGGATTCGGGCTTACGACATTGATGAGCATGCCAGGAGTGAAAGGCTCCCTATGGTCCTTGAGGCTTATGCACAACAATTCAGGAAAGATTTCACGCTTTTCTTGGAGCTGAGAGCCAAAGAACTAGTCCCAGGAGGCCGGATGGTTGTGTCCCTTGCAGGGAGGCGTTCTGATGACCGCGCTTCGAAATTCTCTCACGTGTGGGAAGTCTTTGCTCAGATCTTAAGTGTCATGGCCTCAGAG GGAGTGATTGACAAAGCGAAGTATGATTCATTCTACGTGCCGGTGTATGGACCTTCGGATGAAGAGCTCCGGGAGATCATCCAAGCAGAGGGCTCCTTTTCCATCACCGAGATGCGGGTGCACGACTTTACACGGGGTCGGGACAACGCTCTCATCACCGCAAGCTGGTACGCGAACCAGATGAGAGCCGCGTTTGAGCCGATAGTCGTGCATCATTTCGGAGATGTGATGGATGAATTTGTGAGGACCGCGGAGCGGCGCTGGAGCGTGGAGGGAAGCTTGCAGGACGAGGTTACCAGATACCCACGGGCTCAGCTTGTCGCGTCGCTCACCAAGAACTCACTATTCAAAATATCTTCCGATTTATCGCTATTCTTGGGGTGA